Proteins encoded within one genomic window of Ranitomeya variabilis isolate aRanVar5 chromosome 4, aRanVar5.hap1, whole genome shotgun sequence:
- the LOC143767681 gene encoding uncharacterized protein LOC143767681, with protein MWSAALQVEVSTISDNLSEDLLYKNIFLIYPSKMDMDRDKMAEKILHLTLEIIFRLTGEDYTVVKKTSSDRCQDPVSEGWGRPLSPITGPPPHPLIHEDFNDQKILELIYKMIELLTGEVPIRCQDVSVYFSMEEWEYLEEHKYLYKDSMMEVPQPLTAPDLSSKRTTPERCPHRLLPQDCKQEDPNVPQDHQGEDLTHINTTETYARGDERCKDEIPSDNQPDDCMRSSEGRLTFSMFKSDDLEIPQDTIEVNAITPDITSSLHSKDQSSEENQSQKISIRKHTAPKANKPISNSEYGNSFPLEKYFLKHQIIHTIENRCSKCGKCFNQKSHLVRHQRTHTGEKPFSCSECEKCFNQKSSLVTHQRSHTGEKPFSCAECGKCFIWKPLFIRHQRTHTGEKSFSCAECGKCFIWKSLLIRHQRTHTGEKPFPCSECGKCYNQKSDLVTHQRTHTGEKSFSCAECGKCFIWKSLLIRHQTTHTGEKPFSCSECGKCFNQKSHLVIHQRTHTGKKPFSCSECGKCFTDQSSLIKHQRTHTGAKPFSCSECGKCFNQKWNLVVHQRTHAGKKPFSCTECGKCFTKKSSLFKHQRTHTGAKPFSC; from the exons atgtggagtgcggctctgcaggtggag gtctctacaatatcggataatctcagtgaagatcttctatataagaacattttcctgatttacccatcaaagatggatatggacagagacaagatggcggagaagatattacacctcaccctagagatcatcttccggcttactggagag gattacacagtagtgaagaagacctctagtgatcgctgtcaggaccctgtgtctgagggatggggaagacccctgagcccaatcacggggcctccacctcaccccctgatacatgaggactttaatgaccagaagatcctagaactcatctacaagatgattgagctgctgactggagag gttcctataaggtgtcaggatgtctccgtctatttctccatggaggagtgggagtatttagaagagcACAAATATCTATACAAGGActccatgatggaggttccccagcccctcacagcaccag atctatccagtaagaggacaacaccagagagatgtccccatcgtcttcttccacaggactgtaaacaagaagaccccaatgttcctcaggatcatcag ggtgaagatctgacccatattaatactacagagacatatgcgaGGGGTGATGAGAGGTGTAAAGATGAGATTCCTTCAGATAACCAACCAG atgactgtatgaGGAGTTCAGAGGGACGGCTGACATTttcaatgtttaaatcagatgatcttgagatcccacaggatacaattgaagtgaatgctatTACTCCAGATAtaacatcatcccttcacagcaaagatcaatCATCTGAGGAAAATCAAAGTCAGAAAATAAGCATTAGAAAAcacactgctcctaaagcaaataagccaatttcaaattcagaatatggaaatagttttccccttgaAAAGTATTTTCTTAAACATCAAATAATTCACACAATAGAGAATAGATGCtccaaatgtgggaaatgttttaaccagaaatcacatcttgttaggcaccagagaactcacacaggggagaaacctttttcttgttcagaatgtgagaaatgttttaaccagaaatcctcTCTTGTTactcatcagagaagtcacacaggggagaagccattttcatgtgcagaatgtggaaaatgttttatatgGAAACCACTttttattagacatcagagaactcacacaggggagaaatctttttcatgtgcagaatgtgggaaatgttttatatggAAATCACTTCTTattagacaccagagaactcacacaggtgagaagccttttccatgttcagaatgtgggaaatgttataaccagaaatcagatttggttacccaccagagaactcacacaggggagaagtctttttcatgtgcagaatgtgggaaatgttttatatggAAATCACTTCTTATTAGACACCAgacaactcacacaggggagaagcctttttcctgttcagaatgtgggaaatgttttaaccagaaatcacatcttgttatacaccaaagaacccacacagggaagaagcctttttcatgttcagaatgtgggaaatgttttacagatcaaTCAAGTCTTATCAAACATCAGAGAACACACACAGGggcaaagcctttttcctgttcagaatgtgggaaatgttttaaccagaaatggaatCTTGTTGTACATCAAAGAACCCatgcagggaagaagcctttttcatgtacagaatgtgggaaatgttttaccaagaaATCAAGTCTTttcaaacatcagagaactcacacaggggcgaagcctttttcatgttaa